In Dehalococcoidia bacterium, one DNA window encodes the following:
- a CDS encoding cyclophilin-like fold protein yields the protein MDKISITIENLTVLAELTESPTAQRIWEALPLEGKANVWGEEIYFIIPIKTELEREARAEVEVGDLGYWPSGPAFCIFFGATPISTSHKPRAYSPVNVFGRILGDLTPLKTVTENARISVKRKGES from the coding sequence CTGACTGTTTTGGCAGAGTTGACTGAATCCCCCACCGCTCAGCGCATATGGGAAGCCTTACCGCTGGAAGGGAAGGCCAACGTTTGGGGAGAAGAAATCTATTTTATCATCCCTATCAAAACCGAACTGGAAAGAGAAGCCCGCGCCGAGGTGGAGGTCGGTGATCTGGGGTATTGGCCTTCAGGTCCCGCCTTTTGTATTTTCTTTGGCGCTACACCCATCAGTACAAGCCATAAGCCTCGCGCTTATAGCCCTGTGAATGTCTTCGGACGCATTCTTGGCGATCTAACCCCACTCAAGACTGTCACCGAAAACGCCAGGATAAGTGTGAAAAGAAAGGGGGAATCATGA